cgacagctgcctcgtcaaaggggggggggcggtcgattattttgagtattttttttcattttgtcctcaatggggggggggtcaattaattctatatacacttctattgtctttatatatgggggggggggggtctgctactgagcatgtttttaaaagggcttaataaggggcttaatacaacagaaattgtacgatttaacacaataaaatgtatcatcgaggttaatactaaattaatacataattaataattgttttaattgaaattgaaaataataaaggcacccatagatcttaacatctcataaatacaggcctaaacctgtattggaagttgaacaggcataaagtataaatgtttagctatagctgatgctttgatcccgcaaccaaataatgttatcataaactagtagatgttatatcagtcatgtcagcggcgtaacaagtgaaaataattgagggtactacgatatggcgtatcgatcaggcaaaatttataaaatatatagttgcaagcaagcgacataagcataattttgacttttggttacaaaaatccaattgaacaatttcgcaagattctcttaccttttcctttttttttcttgttcgtgaattgggggcatgcaagaccccccccccatacagcaccactctttgttgtcactgtctaaaatttgatttaaactttgagaatttgaatttcttatctaagtaatccaaagggataagacaaaaatatttgcagattacttatttcaaagtatttttatacctataactccccaactctgctctagctgcactgcacgttgcctaacggccttccaccaaagggccaggccgactcgccccgtgagcaagtgaccgcgttcgcgtaagttcacccgaagccatgactaaattctgaccataaacatcacctaactaatcactctctgacaatatttcaaagtatctttTATTACAGTCGATCCTTCGAGCCATTAaacgataatatttccaatgttatcatgacaaacaattttaatgagatagtggcattgtagaaaaaacaaatttataagcacgaaatggcaccagataaatcatcaaacatacagcgcagcgttcgggactggtgagtggtacggctcgcttggagttttcgccccgacgaattcggcgaaaacgctaccattgcgccgtgcgaatgttcaatctgcggctctcaatcagagacttgaatgtctctttttgcattatcgaaaatgtatcatagactttgtttgatttgtttacaagtaagttgcatatccgtcgtgataattaggaaaatccatgacgtcttcttctaattctgtaaaaattacctcttcaaagtgcctgtgtcagaaaattgccggaaatcgtaaaaacttgcctaaaatgtctctttttgaaagttcatccatggtctggaaaaaaatgttataatttatgtagacgtataccgtaaacaaatacatcctcgatcactgaaatgaagtgtttgctaagcttttatatctcagaccgcgttaccatggcaacttgggaaaacctttattttttagtaataaaattctggttttaagggtcattttagagacataaaactaaccatattttgaagtattgggtttaaatttcacataaaactgaattatctatgtttatactttcgtatatgaatattcatatttcttatagaatcttagtttttgattggtcaatgtttcaGTCATGGATAATAACTGAGcgttaaaaaatctgaaaatacgCATTTTATCGGCAACCAACAAGCAAGATGGCGGAACACATTAAGTTGGCGCTATGCACGTACGTGAATTACATACGTTCAACACATATcgttgttaaaggggaatccagccttggccataaaatgatgtgtggggaaggagaaaaataatttaaacagaatggtgaacgtttgaaagaaatcggacaagcaataagaaggttatagctgctttaacattgagatcactaatagtatatagatttcaaattggcaactgggtaagtaaattatgacaaggggcaaggacaactttcccataggccatgtactttattatcagggatttgtggttttctctataaagtacccattcccctggggcagtaatctaaatataatccaggtagtataatgttttatgtcctcatgaaagaaaaatacaacttgaaataaaacctttggaaaaaatgacattttagccataatatgtattggagtacatggaagagtagtccttgccttacatcactatgacatcccatatgcggccaatttgaagtctccatgggtatagtgattaccaatatttacaactttttaaaattcataactttcttgttgtttgtccaatattgttcaaactttcacctatcaacttgtctgatttttctttttctttaatataaaacaagtttttattttggttggattcccctttaacaggCATcagaaactacatgtagatgagtATATAATTTCAGGTTTAGGTCAGGGTCAAAGTTCATATCAGATCAATAATCTTGGATAAGaattgatattttgttcattaagACATATTTGAATTCAAGttcaaattatatatacatgtacatgtaacttataTTAGAGAGATTGGATATcacaaatgatatgaaatgaaaaacatgtttctcagtcaaggtcaaaggttacttGAAGTCAAGTAAGATTTTGTTATCAAATGAATGtgtttttttctattcattcattcattcattcatttaatggTTTATTCAATAGACATGTATTGCAGTACAAACTGAATTACAAATGCTTTACAGGGTTTCAATTAAAAATACTTGGTAAGAAAATTACAGAGACAATTAAAACTATTCACATACATTTGCACATTAGGTTATtgataaagatgaataaataacaGGAGAATGCATATGATAgaatgataaaattatctttaaaaaaaaattgttcatctTGAATGGAGTTGTTTTCAAGGTCAGCATTGTTGCTTTTAATAATGAGctttgcgtaatgcaggcgagactgtcaGAGGTGTTCTACTTGTTATCAAATAGGCCTAATTCTTTTActctgattttgaaaaattattctaccAGATACAAATGGTTATCAAGTTCCCAGGCCGATTAGAGTGGCATTGTCCATCATAGCGTTGGATTATTGCATTGTATATATAAAGggtaaatagaaaagaaaatgttggataTATTTTTCAATGTGACAAATTCAAGGACAAATttacccccaacaaaaagttgatttgaataaaaagagaaaaatccaactagcatattgaaaatttcctcaaaatcagatgtagaataagaaagttatgacatttaaaagttgcttaatttcacaaaatgcaCATTCTGGCCTGTATGCAattgaggggactgatgacatcactaattaatttgtattttgctatgtgaatttattctaatttcaataataataataatcagttcttttatagcgcataacacatagcAACGCATGTCCCTATGCACTTGGATGAAATTAAGGAAAGAAATTAGAAAGTAAGTAAAGAGTGTTGGGCACTGAATTCATTACAAGTTATACATATACTTTTTTAGGGAAGTCTTAAACTTATCtaaatcatgaatatttctCATATAATTAGGAAGTGCATTCCATAAGATGGAAGAGGCATGTGCAAATGAGCGCTCACCATATGTTTTGGTAACAATGAGAGGAATAGCGAACAGCTGCTTTCTGCTTGATCTTAGAGTTTTGTGAAACCAAattttttattcctccctgaacatgtggaataacctttgttttaacatttcatggttcagtcatatctgtaaaaattgtaaaatctgtaaaaaatgaaatattgtagagAGGGATATCACTGATATTTTTACtgtatgtcactgagttgtgcatgtatttataaatgaaactttaaaatttcacatctttctcattttacatctgattttgatgaaattttcagccttatgcttgtttgatttttctctattgattcaaaacaACATTTCAGGAGGTGAACTTGACCTTAAAACACTGATGCTTATTGAAGTTTGTTTAGCAGAGAAGACTGCTAGGGGCATACCATTATTTTAAATACGAGATTATCTGTAATAGTCTGAAGAAAGAACTGATCATCATATCTTTGTGACCTTGCATGTTTTGTCAATTGATATATTGTCACCTTCAATAGATTCAGCTGACAGCTTGCACGACTTGAAATAGAATTTAGAAATTTATTAAACATTTTGGTTGATTTATTAAATTTATAGATTTTTCAaggactgtacatgtacatgtgcatgttggtatacatgtatgtgtcagtGCGTCAGGTCTGTTTCATTTCCTgaccttacaattttttttttaattatgtttttattgatataaatcaaAGTCaattacaaaaattacaaatgaTGATAAAGTGATAACAAATCGCATAAACGCAAAAGGttacacaaataaaataaaaacaactagaattttaattcgtcatgaggacgaattaggtgatctgtctctgatttcatgatcagGAAGACAATCAGCATTGttattgagatcaatatgatcatcatgaggAAAACTGAACTTCTCTTACGAAAAGAACGtgttgaatactcttgaaaaggaagaaatgagaaaatttggaaaatcggtgtaaatgatacacatggtacatgtacatgttatattaaaaggattttttaaactattttattgtgcaatgttttaacttatataccttgtaatggtcatgaaggaccatttgtgaaatgttgaaaagaaaaaaaaaaaaaaaaaaaaaaatgttcatccCGAGGTTCCAACCCTCGACCTTAGGATTGCAAGTCTGATgccttaagcccctttcacaattggcgCCTCACTCGtgcgataattttttttttcgaaaatattttttccgtcCTGTTGTAGAAGTGTTGTCTTTGAGTCGcaagcaatatataaaatcgTACGAGAGGTGAACGACCACTGCACCAGGATACAACAGTCGTGAGACGTAATCGTGcgattattttcatgtttccgGGTGCAACAGTCGTACAACGGCTGCAACGGTTGAACGATGATGCGACCAAGTCGCACGACATATGCGTTTTGTAGCGCCATATGTCGCGCGACCTAGCGACCCGTTGTACGACTACTACAACCGATCGTAGAAGGCTACGACCCATTGTGCGACACACCGCACCACCTGTCGCGCGAGGTGTTGGCCTATAAATACGACATGCGATGCGACTTTCTTCATTACAACCGCTGATGCCTGACGAGACGCTGCTACAGTGAACAAGACACAACCAAAATACAAGCATCGGCATGGCCCCAAAGAAGtcaaggaaaaagaggaaaaatcagCCTGATGAGGAGGAATGGCCCCAGCCTATACCCGTGGCCGAGGAGAAAGCTACTGCTTCTGTCATAGCTTGTGATGAGGGTGATGAATTTGGTGAAGCCCAGACCGAGGATGATGAAATGCTGCAGGAAGGGGGCCAAGATCCACCAGCCGCCGCCAGTGATGAGAACAACGTGACAGATGGCCATGCTACCTGCGGTATCACCAAAGCCATGGAGCAGGAGCTGGCCGAGTTTTTCGCTGACAATGAGTTCATCTACGACAAGAGCAAGGTGGACTTCAAAAACTCTCAGAAGAAGGAGCGCAAGTACATGGAGATGGCGGAAAAGCTGGGAGTCACCGGTAAGTAGTAGCTGAAAAATATGCACATTCCGATTTATTGATGATGTTTATTAGTTAAACATGCCAATTTTTTGGATGTTGACTAATTTCTTGCTTctacattttgtatattttcagtggCCGACATCAGACTATGGTATAAAAGCCAGAGGACCATCCTGGGGAAGATGAAGACCGCTGGAAAGAAGAGTGGTCAGAAGGCCATCGTCCTTACCCCCAGGCAGAGATGGGTCAATAACAACCTTGGTTTTCTGACGAAGCACATAGTCCATCGGTCACAGGGCTGCCAACTGGGCCACCTCAGTGGCCGAATTACTGAAGCCGCCTCCGACGAAGAGGGTTTAGATGAGGAGGGTCCAGATGCCAGCCAAGCACCCAGCTCCAACCAAGTCTCCAGCCAGGGGGCTGCACCTCCCAAGAAGAGGCAAAAGAGGGGGTCGCCCACCGATGTGGACAAGGCCCTCCTGGAATTCATCAGAACATCCACCGAGCAGACGGCCATCCGGAGCCAGGTGGATGCGGCACTCACCCAAGGCGCTGACGAGAGGCAGGCCTGGCTAGAATGGATGCTGCAGGCCGTCCGCCCACTCCCAAGACCCCTCTGGCGGCCGAGAGTTCACCAGGGACACTTTCAACTTGGTGAGCCGCTACCAGGATCGGGCGGACCACCTTTCCACCACCCCAGTATCTCGCCCCAGCACTCCCCAGATGATCCAGCCACTCAGGCCTCAGTCAGCGCCGATCGGCTTCGCCCAGGACGCTCCACCTGCTTCCTTCCTTGGGATGCTCGGGCCAAGCAGCACCTGGACCCCTCAGAACCCTCAGGGAGGATTTCAGCAGCCCAATTTACAGGCCCCCTTCCAGCAGCAGCGTGCCCCCTTCCAGCAGCAGCACCCCCA
This genomic interval from Lytechinus pictus isolate F3 Inbred chromosome 3, Lp3.0, whole genome shotgun sequence contains the following:
- the LOC135153610 gene encoding uncharacterized protein LOC135153610; translation: MKTAGKKSGQKAIVLTPRQRWVNNNLGFLTKHIVHRSQGCQLGHLSGRITEAASDEEGLDEEGPDASQAPSSNQVSSQGAAPPKKRQKRGSPTDVDKALLEFIRTSTEQTAIRSQVDAALTQGADERQAWLEWMLQAVRPLPRPLWRPRVHQGHFQLGEPLPGSGGPPFHHPSISPQHSPDDPATQASVSADRLRPGRSTCFLPWDARAKQHLDPSEPSGRISAAQFTGPLPAAACPLPAAAPPLPAKTAGPLSAAAARRQQQRQHINHHPVELVR